A portion of the Andreesenia angusta genome contains these proteins:
- a CDS encoding bacteriohemerythrin, whose product MLVWKEEYGIGVDLIDEQHKHLFEIGNRAYSILKDKLCIDKYDKVAEVLEDLRDYTKYHFKTEEDYMLDIGYSNYFAQKVAHKDFVDKLDSYDLNSIDELTNKEIEEILSFIFKWVLEHILKEDKKIVNS is encoded by the coding sequence ATGTTAGTTTGGAAAGAGGAGTACGGTATAGGTGTTGATTTGATAGACGAGCAGCATAAGCATCTCTTTGAAATTGGGAACAGGGCCTACAGCATACTGAAAGACAAGCTCTGCATAGACAAGTACGATAAAGTGGCAGAGGTGCTGGAAGACCTGAGAGATTACACAAAGTACCATTTCAAGACAGAAGAGGACTACATGCTGGACATAGGGTACAGCAATTACTTTGCTCAGAAAGTGGCCCACAAAGACTTCGTAGACAAGTTGGACTCGTACGACTTGAACAGCATAGATGAGCTTACAAATAAAGAGATAGAGGAGATACTTTCATTTATATTCAAGTGGGTGTTAGAGCATATTTTAAAAGAAGACAAGAAGATAGTGAATTCTTAA
- a CDS encoding glutamate synthase-related protein: protein MSLYKCSVCGYKYDESEEEKLWKELKSDWRCPVCGSPKEKFKRVEGELEYSSEKARGHDSVEEHMDIIHRMASTGEMVIEPMRTRLPVVSWEEILVKGAQLGKFPLDEDAEVSTKTVIGKNAVKPMVLETPIIVTHMSFGALSKELKISLAKGSARNGGAIGSGEGGILAEEMDSAHKYIFEYVPNRYSVSDENLKNADAIEIKVGQGTKPGMGGLLPGEKVTVEIAKVRGKKKGEDIVSPSRFKDVNSPEDLKALIEELRRRSGGRPIGVKIAAGNVEKDLEFILKASPDFVTIDGRGGGTAASHKIVKDATSVPTIYALSRARKYLDEAGSDVQLIITGGLRISSDFAKAIAMGADAVAIGTAAMMAAGCQQYRVCNSGNCPTGCTTHDKELRKNIVVDKSAERVYNFIKLSTEELKIFSRICGYQDVHELKIEDLCTVSSEISSHTDIEHA from the coding sequence ATGTCACTGTATAAATGTAGCGTCTGCGGTTACAAGTACGATGAATCAGAGGAGGAGAAGCTCTGGAAGGAGCTGAAGTCGGATTGGAGATGTCCAGTCTGCGGATCTCCGAAGGAGAAGTTCAAGAGGGTTGAAGGTGAGCTTGAATACTCAAGCGAAAAAGCCAGGGGTCACGATTCGGTAGAAGAGCATATGGATATAATCCACAGAATGGCCTCTACGGGAGAGATGGTGATAGAGCCGATGAGGACGAGGCTTCCAGTTGTGTCCTGGGAGGAGATACTCGTAAAGGGGGCTCAGCTGGGGAAATTCCCTCTGGATGAAGACGCTGAAGTCAGCACTAAAACTGTGATCGGGAAGAATGCCGTGAAGCCCATGGTGCTGGAGACTCCGATAATAGTCACACATATGTCGTTTGGGGCATTGTCCAAGGAGCTTAAGATATCCTTGGCCAAAGGCTCTGCCAGAAACGGAGGGGCAATAGGAAGCGGAGAAGGCGGCATACTTGCAGAGGAGATGGACTCGGCACACAAGTATATATTCGAGTATGTGCCGAACAGGTACAGCGTAAGCGACGAAAACCTGAAAAACGCAGATGCCATAGAGATAAAAGTTGGACAGGGGACTAAGCCTGGAATGGGAGGATTGCTTCCCGGCGAAAAGGTCACAGTCGAGATAGCCAAAGTTAGAGGTAAAAAGAAGGGAGAAGACATAGTGAGCCCTTCTAGATTCAAGGATGTAAACTCTCCAGAGGACTTGAAGGCTCTGATAGAGGAGCTCAGGAGAAGGTCGGGCGGAAGGCCGATAGGAGTGAAGATAGCGGCTGGCAATGTAGAAAAAGATCTGGAGTTCATACTTAAAGCAAGCCCTGACTTTGTCACAATAGACGGCAGAGGAGGGGGAACAGCCGCGAGCCATAAGATAGTAAAAGACGCTACAAGTGTTCCGACAATATACGCTCTTTCAAGGGCTAGAAAATATCTAGATGAAGCCGGGAGCGACGTTCAGCTCATAATAACAGGAGGACTCAGGATATCCTCGGATTTTGCCAAGGCCATAGCCATGGGGGCGGATGCGGTGGCAATAGGAACGGCTGCTATGATGGCGGCAGGATGTCAGCAGTACAGGGTATGCAATTCAGGGAATTGCCCTACAGGCTGCACCACACATGATAAAGAGCTTAGAAAGAACATAGTAGTTGACAAAAGCGCTGAAAGAGTCTACAACTTCATAAAGCTCAGCACAGAGGAGCTCAAGATATTCTCTAGAATATGTGGATACCAAGATGTCCATGAGCTTAAGATAGAGGACTTATGCACAGTGAGTTCGGAGATATCGAGCCATACCGATATCGAGCACGCTTGA